A genomic region of Thermodesulfovibrio aggregans contains the following coding sequences:
- a CDS encoding UDP-N-acetylmuramoyl-L-alanyl-D-glutamate--2,6-diaminopimelate ligase, whose product MILRELLREDFHVTGNIDKEITHISYNSKDIKEASLFVAISGEKTDGHLFIEEAIKKGSIAVVYEKEDFKSDDESVTWIRVNDSRDALAWISSRFYGVCGKLKIIGITGTNGKTTTSYLIRQILRKYGKKTGVIGTIKYLIEDEEKAAPHTTPEAPEFHGLLYEMFQKGVEYVISEVSSHALSLKRVDYTEFDVAVFTNLSRDHLDFHKNMEDYFQAKKRLFTDLLKKEGIAVINIDDEYGRRIAQEVNNKKISYSLKNPQADVYVKGYRLNFKGTEITLSIQGNEICIKTSLLGIPNIYNIASAISVAYALNVPIDTIVSAIQEAKSPEGRFECIDEGQDFLVFVDYAHTPDALERLLLSVRKLKEELSKAGRIITVFGCGGNRDRGKRPQMGRIATELSDLVILTSDNPRWEEPREIIKDIEEGIVKDNYIVVPDREMSLWIATKICKRGDILVVAGKGHEDYQEIKGQRHHFSDKEVLIKALKGLK is encoded by the coding sequence GTAGCCATATCAGGTGAAAAAACTGACGGTCATTTATTTATTGAAGAAGCAATAAAAAAAGGTAGCATTGCGGTTGTGTATGAAAAAGAGGACTTCAAATCTGATGATGAATCTGTTACATGGATAAGAGTAAATGACAGCAGAGATGCTCTTGCCTGGATCAGTTCAAGATTTTATGGAGTATGTGGAAAACTTAAAATTATTGGAATAACAGGAACAAATGGAAAAACTACAACTTCCTATTTAATCAGGCAGATATTAAGAAAATATGGTAAAAAAACAGGAGTTATAGGAACAATCAAATATTTGATTGAAGATGAAGAAAAAGCAGCACCTCATACAACTCCAGAAGCTCCTGAGTTTCATGGACTTCTCTATGAGATGTTTCAAAAAGGTGTAGAATATGTGATTTCAGAAGTTTCTTCCCATGCCCTTTCCTTAAAAAGAGTTGACTATACTGAATTTGATGTGGCTGTATTTACAAATCTTTCAAGAGATCATCTTGACTTTCATAAAAACATGGAAGATTATTTTCAAGCCAAAAAAAGGCTTTTTACAGATTTACTTAAAAAAGAAGGGATAGCTGTTATAAACATAGATGATGAATACGGAAGAAGAATTGCTCAGGAAGTAAACAATAAAAAAATTTCATATTCTCTGAAAAATCCTCAGGCAGATGTTTATGTAAAAGGGTACCGGTTGAACTTTAAGGGAACTGAGATAACTCTCTCTATTCAAGGGAATGAAATCTGCATAAAAACTTCTCTTTTAGGCATTCCAAATATTTATAACATCGCATCTGCTATTTCTGTTGCATATGCTTTAAATGTACCCATTGATACTATTGTTTCTGCTATTCAAGAGGCAAAATCTCCAGAGGGAAGATTTGAATGTATTGATGAAGGACAGGACTTTCTTGTTTTTGTCGATTATGCTCATACTCCAGATGCTCTTGAAAGATTGCTTTTGAGTGTTAGAAAACTAAAAGAGGAACTTTCAAAGGCAGGTAGAATAATAACAGTTTTTGGCTGTGGTGGTAATAGAGATAGAGGTAAAAGACCTCAGATGGGAAGAATCGCCACTGAGCTTAGTGATCTGGTTATTCTTACTTCAGATAATCCAAGATGGGAAGAACCAAGAGAGATTATTAAAGATATTGAGGAAGGTATTGTTAAAGATAACTATATTGTTGTACCTGACAGAGAGATGAGCCTGTGGATTGCAACTAAAATATGCAAAAGAGGAGATATTTTAGTTGTAGCGGGTAAAGGTCATGAAGACTATCAGGAAATAAAAGGACAGAGACATCATTTCAGTGATAAAGAAGTTTTAATAAAAGCTTTAAAAGGATTGAAATAA
- a CDS encoding UDP-N-acetylmuramoyl-tripeptide--D-alanyl-D-alanine ligase: protein MFTIEDLIKATGGKLISRGKEEIFQAASIDTRTISENDLFFALKGSKRDGHDFLNEALQKARGAVISKKIDLNFQDKTVVMVDDTLKALQDLARYLRKKFRGKVIAVIGSNGKTTTKELIASFLATKYKILKTEGNFNNNIGVPLCLSKIESDTEIMVLELGTNRYGDIKELCEIVYPDYALITNIGYEHIEGFGSLEGVRKGELEILPFVKKVFANGDDSFLIEGLRDFKGEILTFGLNSDCDYRAENINFYDDYLEFDFCTDIASFTVKTSLTGFYNVYNLTGAIAVATFLGISKCMIKNVAELFSPVKMRGEIIKINGIEVFFDAYNANPSSMKAALQELARRKKERKAIAVLGDMLELGEFTQLAHEEVGKWIKEMGIDVFIGVGSFIRNALRYVDGEVFDNPQRAGEFLSSQLKGNEIILIKGSRAMKMEIILDILLKEKRNAL from the coding sequence ATGTTTACGATTGAAGATTTAATAAAAGCTACAGGAGGTAAGTTAATTTCCCGAGGGAAAGAAGAGATATTTCAGGCAGCATCAATTGATACAAGAACGATAAGTGAGAATGATTTATTTTTTGCTTTGAAAGGCTCTAAAAGAGATGGTCATGATTTTCTCAATGAAGCATTACAAAAAGCTCGTGGTGCGGTCATTTCTAAAAAAATAGATTTGAATTTTCAGGATAAAACAGTTGTTATGGTTGATGATACACTTAAAGCATTACAGGATTTGGCAAGATACTTAAGGAAAAAATTTAGAGGAAAAGTTATTGCAGTTATTGGAAGCAATGGAAAAACAACAACAAAGGAATTAATTGCCAGTTTTCTGGCGACAAAATATAAGATTCTCAAGACAGAGGGAAATTTCAATAATAACATAGGAGTACCGCTTTGTTTAAGTAAAATTGAAAGTGACACTGAAATAATGGTTCTTGAGCTGGGTACAAACAGGTATGGAGACATAAAAGAACTTTGTGAAATTGTGTATCCCGATTATGCATTAATAACCAATATTGGATATGAGCACATTGAAGGATTTGGCTCTCTTGAAGGAGTAAGAAAAGGAGAACTTGAGATACTTCCCTTTGTTAAAAAAGTTTTTGCAAATGGTGATGACAGTTTTCTTATTGAAGGACTTAGAGATTTTAAAGGAGAGATTCTCACATTCGGATTGAACAGTGATTGTGACTATAGAGCTGAAAATATTAACTTTTATGATGATTACTTAGAGTTTGATTTTTGTACTGACATTGCAAGTTTTACTGTGAAAACTTCTTTAACAGGTTTTTACAATGTTTATAACTTAACAGGAGCAATAGCTGTTGCTACTTTCTTAGGTATTTCTAAGTGTATGATCAAGAATGTTGCAGAACTTTTCAGTCCTGTAAAGATGCGTGGAGAAATAATAAAAATCAACGGAATTGAAGTATTTTTTGATGCTTACAATGCCAATCCATCTTCTATGAAAGCAGCTTTACAGGAACTGGCAAGGAGAAAAAAGGAACGAAAAGCTATTGCTGTACTTGGTGATATGCTTGAACTTGGTGAGTTCACTCAATTAGCTCATGAAGAAGTCGGTAAATGGATTAAAGAGATGGGAATTGATGTTTTCATTGGAGTTGGCAGTTTTATCAGGAATGCTTTAAGATATGTTGATGGAGAGGTTTTTGATAATCCCCAGAGAGCAGGTGAGTTTTTGAGTAGTCAACTTAAGGGTAATGAGATTATTTTGATAAAAGGCTCAAGAGCAATGAAGATGGAAATTATTCTCGATATTTTACTGAAGGAGAAACGCAATGCTTTATGA